From Corynebacterium frankenforstense DSM 45800, the proteins below share one genomic window:
- a CDS encoding FtsW/RodA/SpoVE family cell cycle protein, with the protein MSLTKKVSDGLSALDSRPGLDYLMIRLTVLLLTGIGVVMVMSSSMTWSVIEGSSVWGGAARQTAMVFAGLVAFWAMLKIPPRRLRSAAWWLLGIAVLLLVAVLIPGLGTGREEVGSQSWLVLGPLRLQPSEAAKIAVAIFGAHLLADRRPRGLGLRSPFTIFIAIGVGMTLLIMAEGDLGMAVAFALVVGFVLIFAGVDKRWLIGLIGAGALTMVAVFAGGGFRSHRFHVYFDALFGRFTDTRGTAFQSYQGFLSLADGSVGGVGLGQSRAKWFYLPEARNDFIFAIIGEELGLWGGALVIILFGTLGFFGLRTALRAADHYQALLAGTLTATVVSQAFINIGYVVGVLPVTGIQLPLISAGGTSAIITLAAMGILANIARHEPAAVSAMQSYGRPVFDRLLFISEPDTPAARRDGSRRPRRTRGEALTSGRRSRIDDAPVRAGARTGSRSGAGSDDAGAARATRSRSGRSGHSGAAGDARGTRGGRGRSGTGDRRDVGNRTRNAPTSQRRYHRS; encoded by the coding sequence ATGAGTCTGACGAAGAAGGTCTCCGACGGCCTCTCCGCGCTGGACAGCCGGCCGGGTCTCGACTACCTGATGATCCGGCTGACGGTGCTGCTGCTCACCGGCATCGGCGTCGTGATGGTCATGTCCAGCTCGATGACCTGGTCGGTCATCGAGGGTTCGTCGGTCTGGGGCGGCGCGGCCCGCCAGACCGCGATGGTCTTCGCCGGCCTCGTGGCCTTCTGGGCGATGCTCAAGATTCCGCCGCGGCGCCTGCGTTCGGCCGCCTGGTGGCTGCTCGGCATCGCCGTCCTGCTGCTGGTGGCCGTGCTCATCCCGGGCCTCGGCACGGGCCGCGAGGAGGTCGGCTCCCAGTCCTGGCTGGTCCTCGGCCCCCTGCGCCTGCAGCCCTCGGAGGCCGCGAAGATCGCCGTGGCCATCTTCGGCGCCCACCTGCTGGCCGACCGCCGCCCGCGCGGGCTCGGCCTGCGCAGCCCCTTCACGATCTTCATCGCCATCGGCGTCGGCATGACGCTGCTGATCATGGCCGAGGGCGACCTCGGCATGGCCGTCGCCTTCGCCCTCGTCGTCGGCTTCGTGCTGATCTTCGCCGGCGTGGACAAACGCTGGCTGATCGGCCTGATCGGCGCCGGCGCGCTCACCATGGTCGCCGTCTTCGCCGGCGGCGGCTTCCGCTCGCACCGCTTCCACGTCTACTTCGACGCCCTCTTCGGCCGCTTCACCGACACCCGCGGCACGGCGTTCCAGTCCTACCAGGGCTTCCTCTCGCTGGCCGACGGCTCCGTCGGCGGCGTCGGCCTGGGCCAGTCGCGCGCGAAGTGGTTCTACCTGCCCGAGGCCCGCAACGACTTCATCTTCGCCATCATCGGCGAGGAGCTCGGTCTGTGGGGCGGCGCGCTGGTGATCATCCTCTTCGGCACGCTCGGCTTCTTCGGCCTGCGCACCGCGCTGCGCGCCGCGGACCACTACCAGGCGCTGCTCGCCGGGACGCTGACGGCCACGGTCGTCAGCCAGGCCTTCATCAACATCGGCTACGTCGTCGGCGTCCTGCCGGTCACGGGCATCCAGCTGCCGCTGATCTCCGCGGGCGGCACCTCCGCGATCATCACGCTGGCGGCGATGGGCATCCTCGCCAACATCGCCCGCCACGAGCCGGCCGCCGTCTCCGCGATGCAGTCCTACGGCCGCCCCGTCTTCGACCGCCTGCTGTTCATCAGCGAGCCCGACACACCCGCCGCCCGCCGCGACGGTTCCCGACGCCCGCGCCGCACCCGCGGCGAGGCACTGACCTCCGGCCGGCGCAGCCGGATTGACGACGCCCCGGTGCGCGCCGGCGCGCGCACGGGCTCCCGCTCCGGCGCTGGTTCCGACGACGCCGGAGCCGCCCGCGCCACGCGCTCCCGTTCGGGCCGCTCCGGCCACTCCGGTGCCGCGGGCGACGCCCGCGGCACGCGCGGAGGGCGCGGTCGGTCGGGCACGGGCGACCGACGGGACGTCGGCAATCGAACGCGCAACGCACCCACGAGCCAAAGGAGATACCACCGATCATGA
- the murD gene encoding UDP-N-acetylmuramoyl-L-alanine--D-glutamate ligase: MLPRHVLVAGAGVSGAGAARLLAGIGVAVTVADDNAAARERLLASIADVAPGDGRAQVRACALDEARDRFAEFDLVVTSPGWRPDSPLLVAAAEAGLDVIGDVEMAWRLDRAGHFGAPRRWLAVTGTNGKTTTTGMLAACMQAAGERAVAVGNIGVAVADALDGEERVDVLVAELSSFQLHWAPTLTPDAGVLLNLADDHLDWHGSFAAYAAAKARVLRGPVAVAGVDDAHVRELLAGDAGASSADASPAAPADAVSDAPAADAGDAPRRFIGFTLAAPEPGQVGVVDGRIVDHTGAEPVDIAPTEGIDPPGPAGVLDALAATAVARSQGVAPAAIAEALAGFHVARHRGQTVLVADDVRWVDNSKATNPHAAVAALKGVDRVVWIAGGQLKGAHVDDMVAALAPHLDAAVLLGVDRAILAEALARLAPQVPVETVATTDPEAAMTEVCRAAARHARRGGTVALAPAAASLDMYTGMGQRGDLFAAAARQVTGKDGPR, encoded by the coding sequence ATGCTGCCCCGCCACGTGCTCGTCGCCGGCGCCGGGGTCTCCGGGGCCGGCGCCGCCCGTCTGCTCGCCGGCATCGGGGTGGCCGTCACCGTCGCCGACGACAACGCCGCCGCCCGCGAGCGGCTGCTCGCCTCGATTGCCGACGTCGCGCCCGGCGACGGGCGCGCACAGGTGCGCGCCTGCGCCCTGGACGAGGCGCGGGACCGCTTCGCCGAGTTCGACCTCGTGGTCACCTCGCCGGGCTGGCGGCCCGACTCGCCGCTTTTGGTGGCGGCCGCCGAGGCCGGCCTCGACGTCATCGGCGACGTCGAGATGGCCTGGCGCCTCGACCGCGCCGGCCACTTCGGTGCGCCGCGGCGCTGGCTCGCGGTGACCGGCACCAACGGCAAGACCACGACGACGGGCATGCTCGCCGCCTGCATGCAGGCCGCCGGCGAGCGCGCCGTGGCCGTGGGCAACATCGGCGTCGCCGTGGCCGACGCGCTGGACGGGGAGGAGCGCGTCGACGTGCTCGTCGCCGAGCTGTCCAGCTTCCAGCTGCACTGGGCGCCGACGCTCACGCCGGACGCCGGGGTGCTGCTCAACCTCGCCGACGACCACCTCGACTGGCACGGCAGCTTCGCCGCCTACGCCGCGGCGAAGGCGCGCGTGCTGCGCGGGCCCGTCGCGGTGGCGGGTGTCGACGACGCCCACGTGCGCGAGCTGCTCGCGGGAGACGCCGGCGCCTCTTCTGCCGACGCCTCTCCCGCCGCACCCGCAGACGCTGTGTCCGACGCACCGGCCGCCGATGCCGGCGACGCACCGCGCCGCTTCATCGGCTTCACCCTCGCCGCGCCCGAGCCGGGCCAGGTCGGCGTGGTCGACGGCCGCATCGTCGACCACACCGGCGCCGAGCCCGTGGACATCGCCCCGACCGAGGGCATCGACCCGCCCGGCCCGGCCGGCGTGCTCGACGCGCTGGCCGCCACCGCCGTGGCCCGCAGCCAGGGGGTCGCCCCGGCCGCGATCGCCGAGGCGCTCGCCGGCTTCCACGTCGCCCGCCACCGCGGCCAGACCGTGCTCGTCGCCGACGACGTGCGCTGGGTCGACAACTCCAAGGCCACCAACCCGCACGCCGCGGTCGCCGCCCTCAAGGGCGTGGACCGGGTCGTCTGGATCGCCGGCGGCCAGCTCAAGGGCGCCCACGTCGACGACATGGTCGCCGCGCTCGCCCCGCACCTCGACGCCGCGGTCCTCCTCGGCGTCGACCGGGCCATCCTGGCCGAGGCCCTGGCGCGCCTCGCCCCGCAGGTGCCCGTCGAGACCGTGGCGACCACCGACCCCGAGGCCGCCATGACCGAGGTCTGCCGGGCCGCCGCCCGCCACGCCCGGCGTGGCGGAACCGTCGCGCTGGCGCCCGCCGCGGCATCCTTGGACATGTACACGGGCATGGGCCAGCGCGGGGACCTCTTCGCGGCGGCCGCCCGCCAGGTCACCGGGAAGGACGGGCCCAGATGA
- the mraY gene encoding phospho-N-acetylmuramoyl-pentapeptide-transferase, giving the protein MTQIIIAATISFLVSIFTTPVLIRYFSSEGLGQEIREEGPASHLRKRGTPTMGGIAVLLGIVCGYFATAIYGLATGRDAVTASGLLVLGLTLALGLVGFLDDFIKLFRHRNLGLNKTAKLTSQIAIGVIFAVLILLFPDEQGITPASTNLSFIRDIPTADIAFGGGVGLVVFVIFILLLTAAWSNAVNLTDGLDGLAAGATSLVMGAYTILTFWQYRNSCGETVVPGCYVVRDPLDLSVLAAAGLGACMGFLWWNAAPAKIFMGDTGSLALGGLVAGLSVASRTELLMVVIGALFVMEVTSVVIQVAVFKTTGRRFFRMAPFHHHFENGGWAETTVTIRFWLIAAMAVGLGMSIFYGEWLNAAGEGGLIDALAVAPTAWGVV; this is encoded by the coding sequence GTGACCCAGATCATCATTGCGGCGACGATCAGCTTCCTCGTCTCGATATTCACCACCCCGGTGCTGATCCGCTACTTCAGCTCCGAGGGCCTCGGCCAGGAGATCCGCGAGGAGGGCCCCGCCTCCCACCTGCGCAAGCGCGGCACGCCCACGATGGGCGGCATCGCCGTGCTGCTCGGCATCGTCTGCGGCTACTTCGCCACGGCGATCTACGGGCTGGCCACCGGGCGCGACGCCGTGACCGCCAGCGGCCTGCTCGTCCTCGGTCTGACGCTGGCGCTGGGGCTGGTCGGCTTCCTCGACGACTTCATCAAGCTCTTCCGGCACCGCAACCTGGGCCTGAACAAGACCGCCAAGCTCACCTCGCAGATCGCCATCGGCGTCATCTTCGCCGTGCTGATCCTGCTCTTCCCGGACGAGCAGGGCATCACCCCGGCCAGCACGAACCTGTCCTTCATCCGCGACATCCCGACCGCCGACATCGCCTTCGGCGGCGGCGTCGGGCTGGTCGTCTTCGTCATCTTCATCCTGCTGCTCACCGCCGCCTGGTCGAACGCCGTCAACCTCACCGACGGCCTCGACGGCCTGGCCGCCGGCGCCACGAGCCTGGTCATGGGCGCCTACACGATCCTGACCTTCTGGCAGTACCGCAACTCCTGCGGCGAGACCGTCGTGCCCGGCTGCTACGTCGTGCGCGACCCGCTGGACCTCTCGGTGCTCGCGGCCGCCGGCCTCGGCGCCTGCATGGGCTTCCTGTGGTGGAACGCCGCGCCGGCCAAGATCTTCATGGGCGACACCGGCTCGCTGGCCCTCGGCGGCCTGGTCGCCGGGCTGTCGGTCGCCTCGCGCACCGAGCTGCTGATGGTCGTCATCGGCGCCCTGTTCGTCATGGAGGTCACCTCCGTGGTCATCCAGGTCGCCGTGTTCAAGACCACCGGGCGCCGCTTCTTCCGCATGGCGCCGTTCCACCACCACTTCGAGAACGGCGGCTGGGCCGAGACGACCGTGACGATCCGCTTCTGGCTGATCGCCGCGATGGCCGTCGGGCTCGGCATGTCGATCTTCTACGGCGAGTGGCTCAACGCCGCCGGCGAGGGCGGCCTGATCGACGCCCTGGCCGTCGCCCCGACCGCCTGGGGAGTGGTCTAG
- a CDS encoding UDP-N-acetylmuramoyl-tripeptide--D-alanyl-D-alanine ligase, producing MIELTLAEVADAVGGTLHDGADPEARVTGPVEFDSRKIAPGGLFLALPGARVDGHDFAAQAVNEGGAVAALTARPVGVPAVVVEPKGPGDATAEAYANDADGSATAVIDALGALARRVVDTLASPERPASERLTVVGVTGSAGKTSTKDLIASVLRRSGSTVAPPGSFNNEIGHPYTALRCTEETRYLVAEMSARNIGHIAHLARIAPPAVGVELNVGTAHLGEFGSRENIARAKGELVEALPAADAGGVAVLNGDDPFVAAMAPRTRARVVTFSASEPPAPGAVYTASDITLDDVARASFTFGVRGADGTVESHPVRLRVFGAHQVSNALAAAAVGVESGIAPAEVAAALSEHVTASANRMDVHTRADGVTLINDAYNANPDSMRAGIAALAYTAAARPEAKSWAVLGEMAELGGDALTEHARIGEELERYRVDHLVTVGDSEPVAELARAAQARGITTQRVGDAEAAAAVVGKQLRPGDVVLVKASNSQGLWHVAAALQGPPEAPGGGAAKTIDGKN from the coding sequence ATGATCGAGCTGACACTCGCCGAGGTCGCCGACGCCGTCGGCGGCACCCTCCACGACGGGGCGGACCCCGAGGCCCGGGTGACCGGGCCGGTGGAGTTCGACTCCCGCAAGATCGCCCCCGGCGGGCTCTTCCTGGCCCTGCCGGGCGCGCGTGTCGACGGCCACGACTTCGCCGCGCAGGCCGTCAACGAGGGCGGCGCCGTCGCCGCGCTGACGGCCCGCCCCGTCGGCGTACCCGCGGTCGTCGTCGAGCCGAAGGGCCCGGGCGACGCCACGGCCGAGGCCTACGCCAACGACGCCGACGGCTCGGCCACCGCGGTCATCGACGCCCTCGGCGCGCTGGCCCGCCGCGTCGTCGACACGCTCGCGAGCCCGGAGCGCCCCGCATCCGAGCGCCTGACCGTCGTCGGCGTGACCGGCTCGGCCGGCAAGACCTCCACCAAGGACCTCATCGCCTCGGTGCTGCGCCGCTCTGGCTCCACCGTGGCACCCCCGGGCAGCTTCAACAACGAGATCGGCCACCCCTACACCGCACTGCGCTGCACGGAGGAGACCCGGTACCTGGTCGCCGAGATGTCCGCGCGCAACATCGGCCACATCGCCCACCTGGCGCGCATCGCCCCGCCGGCCGTGGGTGTGGAGCTCAACGTCGGCACCGCGCACCTCGGCGAGTTCGGCTCGCGCGAGAACATCGCCCGCGCCAAGGGCGAGCTCGTCGAGGCGCTGCCGGCCGCCGACGCCGGGGGAGTGGCCGTGCTCAACGGCGACGACCCCTTCGTCGCCGCGATGGCCCCGCGCACCCGGGCGCGCGTGGTGACCTTCTCGGCCTCCGAGCCGCCCGCCCCGGGCGCGGTCTACACCGCCTCCGACATCACGCTCGACGACGTCGCGCGCGCCTCCTTCACCTTCGGGGTGCGCGGCGCCGACGGCACCGTGGAGAGCCACCCGGTGCGCCTGCGCGTCTTCGGCGCCCACCAGGTCTCGAACGCCCTGGCCGCCGCCGCGGTCGGCGTCGAGTCCGGCATCGCGCCGGCCGAGGTGGCCGCCGCGCTCAGCGAGCACGTCACCGCCAGCGCCAACCGCATGGACGTCCACACCCGCGCCGACGGGGTGACACTCATCAACGACGCGTACAACGCCAACCCCGACTCGATGCGCGCCGGCATCGCCGCCCTCGCCTACACGGCGGCGGCCCGCCCGGAGGCGAAGAGCTGGGCCGTGCTCGGCGAGATGGCCGAGCTCGGCGGCGACGCCCTGACCGAGCACGCCCGCATCGGCGAGGAGCTCGAGCGCTACCGCGTCGACCACCTCGTCACCGTCGGCGACTCGGAACCCGTCGCCGAGCTCGCGCGCGCCGCCCAGGCGCGCGGCATCACCACCCAACGGGTGGGGGACGCCGAGGCGGCGGCCGCGGTCGTCGGCAAGCAACTGCGCCCGGGCGACGTCGTGCTCGTCAAGGCGTCCAACTCGCAGGGCCTGTGGCACGTGGCCGCGGCCTTGCAGGGACCGCCGGAAGCCCCCGGCGGCGGCGCTGCTAAGACTATTGACGGCAAGAACTAG
- a CDS encoding UDP-N-acetylmuramoyl-L-alanyl-D-glutamate--2,6-diaminopimelate ligase — protein sequence MAETLTRIAETAGAVIHAPGGAEVCGDVEVSGVDLVSDRLNEGDLFAALPGTHTHGAVFAAETPAAAILTDAAGAGILREAGETRPVLEVADVRAVLGDVAAELYGHPSRGFTVIGVTGTSGKTTVSYLVEAGLMAAGAKVGLIGTTGTRIDGRKIPTSLTTPEAPTLQALFRRMADEGVTHLVMEVSSHALALRRVLGVDFDVAGFTNLSQDHLDFHPTMEDYFQAKALLFDPASPMSAHRAVVCVDDDWGARMAGLCPDTLTVATHGQAGDVTVGEVTAAADGSQDFELTISDAAPRGVHLPLPGAFNVANASLAIALAERCGVDLDRFIAGLGGVSVPGRMQRVDRGQDFIAVVDYAHKPGALAEVLDTLDHQVDGRVAVVLGAGGERDHSKRPLMGAEAAKGADLVVVTDDNPRDEDPAPIRAAVVEGARGVTGGRATEIREIGSRREAIRAAVAWARPGDAVIVAGKGHETGQLVRGVTHPFDDREELAAALEARADGTRADETRADAPDAAGSADAPDAADVKENDR from the coding sequence GTGGCAGAAACCCTCACCCGCATAGCCGAGACCGCCGGAGCCGTCATTCACGCCCCCGGCGGCGCGGAGGTCTGCGGCGACGTCGAGGTCTCCGGGGTGGACCTGGTCTCGGACCGGCTCAACGAGGGCGACCTCTTCGCCGCGCTGCCCGGCACCCACACCCACGGCGCCGTCTTCGCCGCCGAGACCCCGGCCGCCGCGATCCTCACCGACGCCGCCGGCGCCGGGATCCTCCGCGAGGCCGGCGAGACCCGGCCGGTCCTCGAGGTCGCCGACGTCCGCGCGGTCCTCGGCGACGTCGCCGCCGAGCTCTACGGCCACCCCTCCCGCGGCTTCACCGTCATCGGGGTGACCGGCACCTCCGGCAAGACCACCGTCAGCTACCTCGTCGAGGCGGGCCTGATGGCCGCCGGCGCGAAGGTCGGCCTGATCGGCACCACGGGCACCCGCATCGACGGCCGCAAGATCCCCACCTCCCTGACCACCCCGGAGGCGCCGACCCTGCAGGCGCTCTTCCGCCGCATGGCCGACGAGGGCGTGACCCACCTGGTCATGGAGGTCTCCAGCCACGCGCTGGCCCTGCGCCGCGTGCTCGGCGTCGACTTCGACGTCGCCGGCTTCACCAACCTCTCCCAGGACCACCTCGACTTCCACCCGACGATGGAGGACTACTTCCAGGCCAAGGCCCTCCTCTTCGACCCGGCCTCGCCGATGTCCGCCCACCGCGCCGTCGTCTGCGTCGACGACGACTGGGGCGCGCGCATGGCCGGCCTCTGCCCGGACACCCTCACCGTGGCCACCCACGGCCAGGCGGGCGACGTCACCGTCGGCGAGGTCACCGCGGCCGCCGACGGCTCCCAGGACTTCGAGCTGACTATTTCCGACGCCGCGCCCCGCGGCGTCCACCTGCCCCTGCCGGGTGCGTTCAACGTGGCGAACGCGTCGCTGGCGATCGCGCTCGCCGAGCGCTGCGGCGTCGACCTCGACCGCTTCATCGCCGGGCTGGGCGGCGTCTCGGTGCCGGGGCGCATGCAGCGCGTCGACCGCGGCCAGGACTTCATCGCCGTCGTCGACTACGCCCACAAGCCGGGCGCGCTGGCCGAGGTGCTCGACACCCTGGACCACCAGGTCGACGGCCGGGTGGCCGTCGTCCTCGGCGCCGGCGGCGAGCGTGACCACTCCAAGCGCCCCCTGATGGGTGCGGAGGCGGCCAAGGGCGCCGACCTCGTCGTGGTCACCGACGACAACCCCCGCGACGAGGACCCCGCGCCGATCCGCGCGGCCGTCGTCGAGGGGGCGCGCGGTGTCACCGGCGGCCGGGCCACGGAGATCCGCGAGATCGGCTCGCGCCGCGAGGCCATCCGCGCCGCCGTGGCCTGGGCCCGGCCCGGCGACGCCGTGATCGTCGCCGGCAAGGGACACGAGACCGGACAGCTGGTCCGCGGGGTGACCCACCCCTTCGACGACCGCGAGGAACTCGCCGCCGCGCTCGAGGCGCGCGCGGACGGGACCCGCGCGGATGAGACCCGCGCGGATGCACCGGATGCCGCGGGTAGCGCGGATGCCCCGGACGCGGCTGATGTAAAGGAGAACGACCGATGA
- a CDS encoding peptidoglycan D,D-transpeptidase FtsI family protein yields the protein MWATVAVVVAVLALIGRLAWVQVVWGPALAEQAHEQRARVYVEPARRGEITDRSGTPMAYTMQARSLTVSPDLLRKELREQDFNEMRAAGATEGVSEEEVARRLDDSVEKTLREMADQIPEMIAASSSDDAETPGAADPDDRDSDEKDPERNSDRDDKSDRDNKDKDSEKKGSEKDDEASGEVDPDEILDKLHADTHYEVLVRNVDPDVATEIAARFHGVAADHQDVRQYPNGAVGDNVVGRVSMDGQGQFGLEASADATLTGINGRTTEDVSTDGQVIPGTLRDAVPAEDGESVSLTLDLELQTYVQQLLEQAKANSGAKSAEAVVLDAHTAEILAMANTGTIDPNGDVEKQVEQGKDFENPTISAPFEPGSVAKIMTAAAAIEEGETTPDEVHQVPGTIDMAGVTVRDAWDHGTVPYTTTGIFGKSSNVGTLMLAQRVGEDRFADYLNRFGIGQPTGVELPNESAGLLPTREQWSGGTFANLPIGQGMSVTALQMAGVFQALANGGERVEPRIIREVTGPDGQVREQEAPATTRVVSPETARTVIDMFRAVTQEDPSGNQQGTGANGAIEGYQTSGKTGTAQKIDPDTGAYSMSDYWITFGGVAPADDPRYVIAVMVDDPDRGVEPGGSGGQSAAPIYRDIGSWLLNRDNVPLSKPMEGRLVLQAG from the coding sequence ATGTGGGCGACCGTCGCGGTCGTCGTCGCGGTTCTCGCGCTGATCGGCAGGCTCGCCTGGGTGCAGGTCGTCTGGGGCCCGGCCCTGGCAGAGCAGGCCCACGAGCAGCGCGCCCGCGTCTACGTCGAGCCCGCCCGCCGCGGCGAGATCACCGACCGCTCCGGGACCCCGATGGCCTACACCATGCAGGCCCGTTCGCTGACCGTCTCGCCGGACCTGCTGCGCAAGGAGCTGCGCGAGCAGGACTTCAACGAGATGCGTGCCGCCGGCGCGACCGAGGGGGTCAGCGAGGAGGAGGTCGCCCGCCGGCTCGACGACTCCGTCGAGAAGACCCTGCGCGAGATGGCGGACCAGATCCCCGAGATGATCGCCGCGAGCTCCTCCGACGACGCCGAGACGCCGGGAGCCGCCGACCCGGACGACCGGGACTCCGACGAGAAGGACCCGGAGCGGAACTCCGACCGGGACGACAAGTCCGACCGGGACAACAAGGACAAGGACTCCGAGAAGAAGGGCTCCGAGAAGGACGACGAGGCCTCCGGCGAGGTCGACCCCGACGAGATCCTCGACAAGCTGCACGCCGACACCCACTACGAGGTGCTCGTGCGCAACGTCGACCCGGACGTCGCCACGGAGATCGCCGCGCGCTTCCACGGTGTGGCCGCCGACCACCAGGACGTGCGTCAGTACCCGAACGGCGCGGTGGGCGACAACGTCGTCGGCCGCGTGTCCATGGACGGCCAGGGCCAGTTCGGCCTCGAGGCCTCCGCGGACGCGACGCTGACCGGCATCAACGGCCGCACCACCGAGGACGTCTCCACCGACGGCCAGGTCATCCCCGGCACGCTGCGCGACGCGGTGCCCGCCGAGGACGGCGAGAGCGTCTCGCTGACCCTGGACCTCGAGCTGCAGACCTACGTCCAGCAGCTCCTTGAGCAGGCCAAGGCCAACTCCGGGGCCAAGTCCGCCGAGGCCGTCGTCCTCGACGCGCACACCGCGGAGATCCTCGCGATGGCCAACACCGGCACCATCGACCCCAACGGCGACGTCGAGAAGCAGGTCGAGCAGGGCAAGGACTTCGAGAACCCCACGATCTCCGCGCCCTTCGAGCCGGGCTCGGTGGCCAAGATCATGACGGCCGCCGCGGCGATCGAGGAGGGCGAGACCACCCCGGACGAGGTCCACCAGGTCCCCGGGACCATCGACATGGCCGGCGTGACCGTCCGCGACGCATGGGACCACGGCACCGTGCCCTACACGACCACCGGCATCTTCGGTAAGTCCTCCAACGTGGGCACGCTGATGCTGGCCCAGCGCGTCGGCGAGGACAGGTTCGCCGACTACCTCAACCGCTTCGGCATCGGCCAGCCCACCGGCGTCGAGCTGCCCAACGAGTCCGCCGGTCTCCTGCCGACCCGCGAGCAGTGGTCGGGCGGCACCTTCGCCAACCTGCCCATCGGCCAGGGCATGTCCGTGACGGCACTGCAGATGGCCGGCGTCTTCCAGGCGCTGGCCAACGGCGGCGAGCGCGTCGAGCCGCGGATCATCCGCGAGGTCACCGGCCCCGACGGCCAGGTCCGCGAGCAGGAGGCCCCGGCCACCACCCGCGTGGTCAGCCCCGAGACGGCCCGCACCGTCATCGACATGTTCCGTGCGGTCACCCAGGAGGACCCGTCCGGCAACCAGCAGGGCACCGGCGCCAACGGCGCGATCGAGGGCTACCAGACCTCCGGCAAGACCGGCACCGCCCAGAAGATCGACCCGGACACCGGCGCGTACTCGATGTCGGACTACTGGATCACCTTCGGCGGCGTCGCCCCGGCCGACGACCCCCGCTACGTCATCGCGGTCATGGTCGACGACCCGGACCGCGGCGTCGAGCCCGGCGGCTCGGGCGGCCAGTCGGCCGCCCCGATCTACCGGGACATCGGCTCCTGGCTGCTCAACCGGGACAACGTCCCGCTGTCCAAACCCATGGAGGGCAGGCTGGTACTGCAGGCCGGCTGA
- the rsmH gene encoding 16S rRNA (cytosine(1402)-N(4))-methyltransferase RsmH: MIDRITDLLRPAVEAAGADAVLVDATLGAGGHTLRLLEEFPQLNIIGLDRDTQALGEACERLARFGARFEAYHTRFDGLGEVADGLRGPWLPGEIDDAAPEDVAAPGPVARIAAEHGLAGVLFDLGVSSMQLDRPERGFAYRVDAPLDMRMDQSGGITAADVLNTYDHGRLAHVLKTYGDERFAGKIASAVLREREREPFTTSGRLVELLYETIPAPARRTGGHPAKRTFQALRVEVNGELDALEAAIPAATDRLHPGGRAVLMSYQSLEDRIVKHAVRELTTSTTPPGLPVDLPGTAPDFRAVTHGAEKADEAETAANPRAASVRVRALERLNPEGETR, encoded by the coding sequence ATGATCGACCGGATCACCGACCTGCTGCGCCCCGCCGTCGAGGCGGCGGGCGCGGACGCCGTGCTCGTCGACGCCACCCTCGGCGCCGGCGGGCACACGCTGCGCCTTCTCGAGGAGTTTCCGCAGCTCAACATCATCGGCCTCGACCGCGACACCCAGGCGCTCGGCGAGGCGTGCGAGCGGCTAGCCCGCTTCGGCGCGCGCTTCGAGGCGTATCACACCCGCTTCGACGGGCTCGGCGAGGTCGCCGACGGTCTGCGCGGCCCGTGGCTCCCGGGGGAGATTGACGACGCCGCGCCGGAGGACGTCGCCGCTCCCGGCCCCGTGGCGCGCATCGCCGCCGAGCACGGCCTGGCCGGCGTGCTCTTCGACCTGGGCGTGTCCTCCATGCAGCTGGACCGCCCCGAGCGGGGCTTCGCCTACCGGGTCGACGCCCCGCTCGACATGCGCATGGACCAGAGCGGCGGGATCACCGCCGCCGACGTGCTCAACACCTACGACCACGGTCGGCTGGCCCACGTGCTCAAGACCTACGGTGACGAGCGCTTCGCGGGCAAGATCGCCTCGGCGGTCCTGCGCGAGCGTGAGCGCGAGCCCTTCACCACCTCCGGCCGCCTGGTCGAGCTCCTCTACGAGACGATCCCGGCGCCCGCCCGGCGCACCGGCGGTCACCCCGCCAAGCGCACCTTCCAGGCCCTGCGCGTCGAGGTCAACGGTGAGCTCGACGCCCTCGAGGCGGCCATCCCCGCGGCGACCGACCGGCTGCACCCCGGCGGCCGTGCGGTGCTCATGAGCTACCAGTCCCTGGAGGACCGCATCGTCAAGCACGCGGTGCGCGAGCTGACCACGTCCACGACCCCGCCCGGGCTGCCCGTCGACCTGCCGGGCACCGCCCCGGACTTCCGCGCCGTCACCCACGGCGCTGAGAAGGCCGACGAGGCGGAGACCGCCGCCAACCCGCGTGCCGCCTCGGTACGCGTCCGTGCCCTGGAACGCCTCAACCCCGAGGGAGAGACCCGATGA